In Bradyrhizobium sp. 1(2017), one DNA window encodes the following:
- a CDS encoding DUF2950 domain-containing protein, protein MTGLRSFRRAVMPGIVTLVMFGSLSQAQQSFKTPEDAAAALAAAVKNGPSDILKVLGRAADDIVSSGDEIADNDIRQRFTSMYDAKHGIKAEGNKTATLMLGPDDFPFPIPLVNSKAGWEFDTAEGRIEVLRRRIGRNELDAIQTALAIVDAQNEYADKDRGEGAGVYAQRIVSSPGKKDGLFWRDDNDPSPLGALAAEASKEGYRAGDVGPAPYHGYYFHILKGQGRDAPGGALNYVVKGKMIGGFALIAWPAEYGNSGIMTFLVNHDGTVFQKDLGKRTEFVAERTTLFDPDETWKKVDAAKP, encoded by the coding sequence ATGACTGGTCTGAGATCGTTCCGCCGCGCGGTAATGCCGGGCATCGTCACGCTGGTGATGTTCGGCTCTTTGTCACAGGCCCAGCAGTCCTTCAAAACGCCGGAGGATGCGGCGGCTGCGCTCGCAGCCGCGGTCAAGAACGGACCAAGCGACATCCTGAAAGTGCTTGGGCGCGCTGCGGACGACATCGTTTCCTCCGGCGACGAGATCGCCGACAACGACATCCGCCAGCGCTTCACGTCGATGTATGACGCCAAGCACGGCATCAAGGCCGAGGGCAACAAGACCGCGACCCTGATGCTGGGACCGGACGATTTCCCGTTCCCGATTCCGCTGGTCAACTCCAAGGCCGGCTGGGAATTCGACACCGCCGAGGGACGCATCGAGGTGTTGCGCCGGCGCATCGGACGCAACGAGCTCGACGCGATCCAGACCGCGCTCGCCATTGTCGATGCGCAGAACGAATATGCCGACAAGGACCGCGGCGAGGGCGCCGGCGTCTATGCGCAGCGCATCGTCTCATCGCCCGGCAAGAAGGACGGCCTGTTCTGGCGCGACGACAACGATCCGAGCCCGCTTGGCGCGCTGGCGGCCGAGGCCTCGAAGGAGGGCTACCGCGCAGGCGACGTCGGACCAGCGCCCTATCACGGCTACTACTTCCACATCCTCAAAGGGCAGGGACGGGATGCGCCCGGCGGCGCACTCAACTACGTCGTCAAGGGCAAGATGATCGGCGGCTTTGCCCTGATCGCCTGGCCAGCGGAGTACGGCAATTCGGGCATCATGACCTTCCTGGTCAATCACGACGGCACCGTCTTTCAGAAGGATCTCGGCAAGCGCACGGAGTTCGTCGCCGAGCGCACCACGCTGTTCGATCCCGATGAGACTTGGAAGAAGGTCGATGCGGCAAAACCCTGA
- a CDS encoding NAD(P)H-dependent flavin oxidoreductase has translation MSFQSQSIVDLLGIEVPIIQAPMLGAVTAEMIIGVAEAGGLGSLPASHLGAEETRDIVAKIRRQTSKPISLNFLCHEQPMANPEQEEAWVQRLRPYYSELGLASEPSRSSIQLSTFGSAHCTLLEELAPEVVSFHFGLPPKHLLKRVRNTGAKILSSATTVEEAEWLEEAGCDAIIAQGLEAGGHRGTFLRHKLDAQIGTMALVPQIVDAVKVPVIAAGGIADPRGVTAAFALGAAAVQVGTAFLFCEEANISPLCRKALKAARPEQTLVTNVFTGRPARVCETRIVRELGPIAKNVPAFPLAASPLAPLRAASEPHGSTDFMPLWCGQAARLSPELSAAELTIWLSKSGERHL, from the coding sequence ATGAGCTTCCAAAGCCAGTCAATTGTTGATCTGCTAGGAATCGAAGTTCCGATCATTCAAGCGCCAATGCTGGGTGCTGTTACGGCCGAGATGATAATTGGAGTCGCGGAAGCGGGCGGGCTAGGTTCGCTTCCTGCGTCTCATTTGGGTGCAGAAGAGACGCGAGATATTGTCGCCAAGATTCGACGGCAGACGTCGAAACCTATAAGTCTGAATTTTCTTTGCCATGAACAACCGATGGCGAACCCGGAGCAGGAGGAGGCCTGGGTTCAGCGTTTGAGGCCGTACTATAGCGAGCTCGGCCTCGCATCCGAGCCAAGCCGTTCCAGCATTCAATTGTCGACATTCGGGAGTGCCCATTGCACGCTCTTGGAAGAACTTGCGCCTGAGGTCGTCAGCTTTCACTTCGGCCTTCCGCCCAAACATCTTCTGAAGCGAGTACGCAACACCGGCGCAAAGATCCTATCGTCGGCGACGACCGTCGAAGAAGCGGAGTGGCTTGAGGAAGCCGGTTGCGATGCCATTATCGCCCAGGGCCTCGAGGCTGGAGGGCATCGCGGAACGTTCCTCCGACACAAACTTGACGCGCAAATCGGCACGATGGCATTAGTCCCGCAGATCGTCGACGCGGTGAAAGTGCCAGTCATAGCAGCCGGCGGTATCGCAGATCCCAGGGGAGTCACCGCTGCATTCGCGTTGGGAGCTGCCGCGGTCCAGGTCGGCACTGCATTTCTCTTCTGTGAGGAAGCGAACATTTCTCCTTTGTGCCGCAAGGCGCTAAAGGCTGCTCGCCCCGAGCAAACGCTGGTCACAAATGTCTTTACCGGGCGGCCGGCCCGCGTGTGCGAGACGAGGATCGTTCGAGAGCTTGGTCCAATTGCGAAGAATGTACCGGCCTTTCCCCTCGCCGCGAGCCCTTTGGCGCCCTTGCGCGCCGCTTCTGAGCCGCATGGCAGCACAGACTTCATGCCTTTATGGTGCGGTCAGGCTGCGCGGCTAAGCCCGGAACTGTCGGCCGCGGAACTGACGATATGGTTGTCGAAGTCGGGTGAGCGACACTTGTAG
- a CDS encoding helix-turn-helix domain-containing protein — protein MNFIDHSTDFGTREPAAIGAGSIRCFRPKLLTGIIDAIWDLDIPDSETAKAFTIKWAPGTSLLLMAQYRAPALVRQGGRILPYKCATQIQSSSLTLQPTGALGFVIVCLRPDAANRVVSAPLGQFANANIHLGNIFSRGDVSACDELLAGARNSSERIATVEAFLIRRARPERDSLASHAASCLRRNPTLPMKQVASMLNVSTRQLSRSFNATFGMPPKQFARLARIEKIVAERRKGLSWAEIACACDLADQSHLAREFRGIIGEGPTEFFAHEIREGTGRMTEANFVVQRSV, from the coding sequence ATGAACTTCATCGACCATTCCACTGACTTCGGAACGCGAGAGCCAGCTGCGATTGGCGCCGGCTCCATTCGATGTTTCCGCCCAAAATTGCTGACGGGTATCATTGATGCGATCTGGGATCTGGACATTCCTGATAGCGAAACGGCCAAAGCGTTCACCATCAAATGGGCGCCTGGCACGTCTCTGCTGTTGATGGCGCAATACAGAGCGCCGGCGCTCGTCCGTCAGGGAGGACGAATCTTACCGTACAAATGCGCAACCCAGATCCAATCCTCGTCTCTCACGCTTCAGCCGACGGGGGCGCTTGGATTCGTCATAGTGTGTCTGCGGCCCGACGCGGCCAACCGCGTCGTCAGCGCGCCACTCGGCCAATTTGCAAATGCCAACATTCACCTGGGAAACATCTTTAGTCGCGGCGATGTATCGGCATGCGACGAACTTCTCGCCGGGGCGCGCAATAGCTCTGAGAGGATTGCAACCGTTGAAGCCTTCTTGATTCGGCGCGCCCGACCAGAGCGGGACAGCTTGGCTTCTCACGCCGCATCCTGCCTTAGAAGAAATCCGACGTTGCCGATGAAGCAGGTCGCATCGATGCTGAACGTCAGCACAAGGCAGTTATCGCGATCTTTCAACGCTACATTTGGAATGCCTCCGAAGCAGTTCGCACGCCTTGCGCGCATCGAGAAGATTGTGGCCGAGCGGCGCAAGGGGTTGTCATGGGCTGAGATCGCATGCGCTTGCGATTTGGCCGATCAGTCGCATCTCGCCAGAGAGTTCAGGGGCATCATCGGCGAAGGACCTACGGAATTCTTCGCCCACGAGATACGCGAGGGTACTGGAAGAATGACAGAGGCCAATTTTGTCGTTCAGCGGAGCGTTTGA
- a CDS encoding SDR family NAD(P)-dependent oxidoreductase → MDQAEKVVIVTGASRGIGAGIVQRLLAKGYGVVACSRTIATTGQPNLAEVAGDISQPETASLVVRTAKQRFGRVDTLVNNVGAFLPKPFTEYTESEFATLAQVNLGGFFHVTQRAIVEMLNRGSGHIVNMTSSLLAEQPLKSLPAAMTAITKGGLNAVTRSLAIEYADKGIRVNAVAPGAIRTPMHAIDTHAALATLHPMGRIGEIEEIADAVLYLEGAAFVTGEILHVDGGAHAGRW, encoded by the coding sequence ATGGATCAAGCTGAGAAAGTTGTCATAGTAACGGGCGCCTCTCGGGGAATTGGCGCCGGAATAGTCCAGCGGCTCCTCGCGAAGGGCTATGGAGTCGTAGCCTGTTCACGAACGATCGCGACAACCGGTCAACCAAACCTGGCCGAAGTCGCCGGTGACATCTCTCAGCCAGAAACGGCCTCGTTGGTCGTCAGGACAGCGAAACAGCGCTTCGGACGCGTGGACACTCTCGTTAATAATGTCGGAGCCTTTCTGCCAAAACCTTTTACCGAGTACACCGAGAGCGAATTTGCGACGCTCGCGCAAGTAAACCTCGGAGGCTTCTTTCACGTCACGCAGCGAGCCATCGTGGAAATGCTCAATCGAGGGAGCGGACACATCGTCAACATGACGTCCAGTCTTCTGGCCGAGCAGCCATTGAAAAGCCTCCCCGCGGCCATGACAGCGATCACCAAGGGTGGACTCAACGCCGTGACGCGATCCCTCGCGATCGAATATGCGGACAAGGGTATCCGCGTGAACGCAGTGGCTCCCGGAGCGATCCGCACCCCAATGCACGCGATCGATACACACGCCGCCCTCGCAACGCTACACCCAATGGGCCGCATCGGCGAAATTGAGGAAATCGCCGACGCAGTACTCTATCTCGAAGGCGCCGCTTTCGTCACCGGAGAGATCTTGCACGTCGATGGCGGAGCTCACGCCGGTCGCTGGTGA
- a CDS encoding ATP-binding protein — translation MLIVVALLPAIALLIYNEFDLRRTRQIEVQGQALNLAELAAAEQRQIVQGIHQTLIALSELPAIKAKDAAGCNAYLAKIKQRSPGFISFVVVDRNGTSFCDATDDHKPSTAAGRPYFADVLRSGEFTVGQFAIGRQTGRNVLHFALPFFGDDGSVGGVVIAALGLDWLADSLNRRNVPPGAALAVVDRNGTYLAHYPDNARFVGRKMASDHDLSRNDRTTADLVDRDGVERIVGYSTLKDVSGGLLISFGLDKARAFAEIQRGTQRGILQIVLSTALVLILTSLSARRFIHRPLGKLVDAANQWRFGKFDQRVDIHGTSEIARVAEAFNTMADALDHREHQLSEAKEKAEEAAARITMIFESTTDGVIIIDRDWSVSYLNGPAKLRLAHDRHVIGLPLAEAFPAAADLAVLKQIREAASEQRPIFLETFCQLTQVWYTISAFPSSQGLAVFLRDITEHKHALEARRSIEEQLHQSQKMESVGQLTGGVAHDFNNLLTVISANLELIEGTTDLGKIRRCAEAARRATDRGAKLTAQLLAFSRRQALRPKLVDANELIFEFQGLIQQAVGDGCEVRLQTDEKLWLCHVDPALLETALLNLALNARDAMAEKGVLCIETQNIVVEPGMPECSPGSYVRLSVTDNGSGMPREVQDRVFEPFFTTKEPGKGTGLGLSMVYGFVRQSGGHIAVQSAQGAGTTITLYLPASRQERDTKPDATETLTLPAGSERVLVVDDNDDLLNVTSAMLSTFGYQVSCAHNGAEALRTLRGDQQFELLFSDIVMPNGINGIELAREARRLRKDIKVLLTSGYAEGMLQRNDAVGEFPVIDKPFSLADLARRVRSALRET, via the coding sequence GTGCTGATCGTTGTCGCGTTGCTGCCCGCGATCGCGCTGCTGATCTACAACGAGTTCGACCTGCGTCGAACCCGCCAGATTGAGGTGCAGGGTCAGGCTCTCAACCTCGCCGAACTCGCCGCTGCTGAGCAGCGGCAGATCGTCCAGGGGATTCATCAGACGCTGATTGCCTTGTCGGAGCTTCCTGCGATAAAGGCCAAGGACGCAGCGGGATGCAATGCTTACCTCGCCAAGATCAAGCAACGATCTCCGGGGTTCATCAGTTTCGTCGTGGTCGACAGAAATGGTACCTCGTTCTGCGATGCGACCGATGACCACAAGCCTTCGACCGCTGCGGGTAGACCCTACTTCGCGGATGTGCTGAGATCCGGTGAATTTACTGTCGGCCAATTCGCGATCGGCCGCCAGACCGGCCGGAACGTCCTTCATTTCGCTCTGCCGTTCTTCGGCGATGATGGCAGCGTCGGCGGTGTCGTTATAGCCGCTCTCGGCCTGGATTGGCTGGCCGACTCCCTCAATCGGCGGAATGTTCCGCCTGGTGCCGCGCTTGCCGTCGTCGACCGGAATGGCACATACCTTGCCCACTACCCCGACAATGCCCGGTTTGTCGGCCGCAAGATGGCTAGTGACCATGATCTCAGCCGCAACGATCGCACCACGGCCGATCTCGTTGACCGCGATGGCGTTGAACGGATCGTGGGCTACTCGACGCTGAAGGATGTTTCCGGAGGGCTTCTCATCAGCTTTGGTCTGGACAAGGCCCGGGCATTCGCCGAGATCCAACGCGGTACTCAGAGGGGGATCCTTCAGATCGTGCTGAGCACGGCACTGGTTCTGATCCTGACATCGTTAAGCGCCCGTCGATTTATCCATCGTCCGCTCGGGAAGCTCGTCGATGCCGCCAATCAATGGCGCTTCGGCAAATTTGACCAGCGTGTGGACATCCACGGTACGTCAGAAATAGCAAGAGTGGCCGAGGCATTCAATACGATGGCAGACGCGCTGGACCACCGTGAGCATCAATTATCCGAAGCAAAGGAGAAAGCAGAGGAAGCTGCAGCTCGGATCACGATGATCTTCGAGAGTACCACCGACGGCGTGATCATAATCGATCGAGACTGGTCAGTCAGCTATCTCAACGGACCTGCCAAGCTGCGACTGGCCCATGACCGACATGTCATCGGCCTACCCCTTGCGGAAGCCTTTCCCGCCGCCGCCGACCTCGCCGTCCTGAAGCAAATTCGTGAGGCGGCGTCGGAGCAACGACCGATCTTTCTCGAGACATTCTGTCAACTCACTCAAGTCTGGTACACAATAAGCGCGTTCCCATCGAGTCAGGGCCTGGCGGTCTTCCTACGGGATATCACCGAACACAAGCACGCCCTTGAAGCACGGCGTTCGATCGAAGAGCAACTCCATCAGAGTCAAAAAATGGAGTCCGTCGGACAGCTTACCGGCGGCGTTGCTCATGACTTCAATAACCTCCTTACTGTCATTTCCGCGAACCTTGAGCTCATCGAGGGCACGACGGATCTTGGTAAAATCCGTCGGTGTGCCGAGGCCGCGCGACGCGCTACTGATCGGGGGGCAAAGCTGACGGCCCAACTACTCGCCTTCTCGCGGCGGCAGGCGCTAAGGCCGAAATTGGTCGACGCTAACGAGCTCATTTTCGAGTTTCAAGGGCTCATTCAACAGGCCGTCGGGGATGGCTGCGAAGTCCGTCTGCAGACGGATGAGAAGCTGTGGCTGTGCCATGTCGATCCTGCTCTGCTGGAGACCGCTCTGCTTAACCTTGCCCTGAATGCTCGGGACGCCATGGCGGAAAAAGGCGTTCTCTGCATCGAGACGCAGAACATTGTCGTGGAACCGGGCATGCCTGAATGTTCTCCAGGATCGTACGTTCGCCTGTCCGTCACAGATAACGGCAGCGGCATGCCCCGCGAAGTGCAGGATCGGGTGTTTGAACCTTTCTTCACGACCAAAGAGCCTGGTAAGGGTACCGGGCTCGGGCTCAGCATGGTCTATGGCTTTGTCCGACAATCCGGAGGACATATAGCTGTACAGAGCGCACAGGGAGCAGGTACCACGATCACGCTATATCTGCCTGCAAGCAGACAGGAGCGCGACACCAAACCGGATGCCACCGAGACTCTCACACTGCCCGCGGGCTCGGAGAGAGTTTTGGTCGTCGACGACAACGATGACCTCCTGAACGTCACTTCGGCAATGCTGTCCACATTCGGCTATCAGGTTTCCTGTGCCCACAATGGCGCAGAAGCGCTTCGGACTCTCCGGGGCGACCAACAGTTCGAACTTCTGTTCAGTGATATCGTGATGCCAAACGGAATAAACGGCATTGAGCTAGCCCGCGAAGCGAGGCGGCTACGCAAAGATATCAAGGTGCTGCTCACCTCCGGCTACGCCGAGGGCATGCTGCAACGAAATGATGCCGTTGGCGAATTTCCTGTTATCGACAAGCCCTTCAGCTTGGCCGACCTGGCGAGACGTGTCCGGTCAGCCTTGCGCGAAACATGA
- a CDS encoding winged helix-turn-helix domain-containing protein, whose protein sequence is MSVREGTALIRTDTAEILVPTSHLLLIDGDPGIRRSLASFFEAHNMPVRAVPDWRTSRQDFEASNLSLIVLDLPLGGDDRLRPLREIRSRSDLPIIVTTDHQCDESDRIIALEMGADDHLAKPFSMRELLARVRAVLRRRKMGKMARARDPERGGFRFSGWQLHRRARHLAGPKGNTVLLTKGEYALLLAFLETPQRPLSRERLLQATRVLEDVFDRSIDVQVMRLRRKLEDDPGSPQIIRTERGVGYVFIPSVDPF, encoded by the coding sequence ATGAGCGTCCGCGAAGGAACTGCACTCATTAGAACGGACACGGCGGAAATACTCGTCCCCACCAGTCATCTTCTCCTTATCGACGGCGATCCCGGTATTCGGCGGTCACTGGCCAGCTTCTTCGAGGCGCACAACATGCCGGTCCGTGCTGTCCCAGACTGGCGCACGAGCCGCCAGGATTTCGAGGCAAGCAATCTAAGCCTGATCGTCCTTGATCTGCCATTGGGAGGCGATGATCGCCTCCGGCCTTTGCGAGAGATACGATCCCGCTCCGACCTGCCGATTATCGTGACGACCGATCATCAATGCGACGAGAGTGATCGCATAATCGCGCTGGAGATGGGAGCCGATGACCACCTGGCCAAGCCATTCAGCATGAGGGAGCTTCTCGCGCGCGTACGCGCCGTGCTCAGGCGCAGGAAAATGGGAAAAATGGCTCGAGCGCGCGACCCCGAACGGGGAGGATTCAGGTTCAGTGGATGGCAGCTTCATAGACGCGCGCGGCACCTCGCTGGCCCCAAGGGCAATACCGTACTGCTGACCAAAGGCGAGTACGCTCTGCTCCTCGCCTTCCTCGAGACACCGCAGCGGCCGCTCTCGCGCGAGCGTCTGTTGCAGGCGACCCGCGTCCTCGAAGACGTTTTTGATCGAAGCATCGATGTCCAGGTGATGCGTCTCAGGCGCAAATTGGAGGATGACCCGGGTTCGCCTCAAATCATCAGAACCGAACGTGGCGTCGGCTACGTCTTCATTCCCTCAGTCGATCCATTCTAG
- a CDS encoding helix-turn-helix domain-containing protein has translation MIASRKFLIESTSNYEAWVTGLQSLGYSSFESDVFEGSVRRSDMWGISAVDVAFASRRVSRAERTHRQTRVDGRDYYKAVFQISGRSTVIQNDCVMEIAAGEFALVDMAQSSSLITNSSRWLAMYMPRRSLRSHLGMEPRGGTCWHNAAPVSRVLFRLVSDTLAEIDEPFCAGEPYMELAIYDLFGALLRVSDASPSRSPSDKLFMRVCSIAKGRFSEPGISYLDVANEAGISLRYLQKLFTTRGTTCGRFIQSLRLDQAARLLRRRKLIKSDQPLSEIAHACGFRDYGHFCRTFRRRFGCSPTAASDGHLAGDEWPREAGRRIEIA, from the coding sequence ATGATTGCCAGTCGCAAATTTCTCATTGAGTCGACCTCGAACTACGAGGCTTGGGTCACCGGCCTCCAGTCGCTCGGTTACAGCTCGTTTGAATCCGATGTTTTTGAGGGTTCTGTGCGTCGCTCGGATATGTGGGGAATTTCCGCGGTTGATGTGGCATTTGCAAGCCGCCGTGTTAGCAGAGCCGAGCGAACGCATCGGCAGACACGCGTTGATGGGAGAGATTACTACAAAGCGGTGTTTCAGATCTCGGGTAGATCAACCGTGATCCAGAATGATTGCGTCATGGAGATCGCTGCAGGTGAGTTTGCACTCGTCGACATGGCGCAGTCATCAAGCCTCATCACCAATAGCAGCCGGTGGCTTGCCATGTATATGCCGCGGCGATCGCTGAGGTCCCATCTGGGCATGGAGCCGCGCGGCGGCACGTGCTGGCATAATGCGGCACCCGTAAGTCGCGTCCTTTTCCGCCTCGTTTCGGACACTCTTGCCGAAATCGACGAGCCGTTCTGCGCGGGTGAGCCATACATGGAGTTGGCGATTTATGATCTTTTCGGCGCACTACTCCGAGTGTCGGATGCTTCGCCAAGTCGTTCTCCGTCCGACAAACTGTTTATGCGTGTCTGTAGCATCGCCAAGGGGCGATTCTCGGAGCCTGGAATTAGCTACCTTGATGTAGCCAATGAAGCGGGCATTTCCTTGCGCTATCTCCAGAAGCTGTTTACGACCCGCGGAACGACCTGTGGCCGGTTCATTCAATCCCTTCGCCTGGACCAGGCGGCGCGTCTTCTGAGGCGACGCAAGCTCATCAAATCTGACCAGCCTCTCTCGGAGATTGCCCACGCTTGTGGGTTTCGTGACTACGGCCATTTTTGCCGTACGTTCCGCCGTCGATTCGGGTGCTCGCCGACCGCGGCTTCAGACGGACATCTTGCCGGCGACGAATGGCCTCGCGAAGCTGGCAGACGGATCGAAATTGCCTGA
- a CDS encoding helix-turn-helix domain-containing protein yields MTSGSDFLIGPTSDREAWLTGIRSVGVLSSQGVESNAFRGSVRGSCLWGITTLETTFASLSVCRFERMHRDPRLECSDYYNAVFQIFGRSTLIQKDRVMTLAVGDIGFVDVARPVSLISCDPSCRWLSLSLPRRALVSHVGREPHGGMHCHGATPASRRLFRLVSDALGEGDTSAGAADAFMRLAVYDLIGALFADSDLPSGTSHTDKLFTRICRIATNHFSNPELSLRDVAGEAGISLRYLQKLFTARGTTYSRFIQSLRLDHAAQLLNRQNLLDSGQPLTEIAYACGFRDYAHFSRTFHLRFGCTPSAASEGRLSAPG; encoded by the coding sequence ATGACCAGCGGAAGTGATTTTCTCATCGGGCCAACGTCCGATCGCGAGGCATGGCTGACCGGCATCCGCTCAGTCGGCGTTCTCAGCTCTCAGGGCGTCGAATCCAATGCGTTTAGAGGTTCGGTGCGTGGCTCATGCCTGTGGGGGATCACTACACTCGAAACTACGTTTGCAAGCCTCAGCGTCTGCCGGTTTGAACGGATGCATCGGGACCCGCGTCTAGAATGTAGCGACTATTACAACGCCGTGTTTCAGATCTTTGGCCGCTCGACCCTGATTCAGAAAGATCGTGTGATGACACTTGCTGTAGGTGACATCGGGTTTGTCGATGTGGCGAGACCGGTCAGTCTGATCTCCTGCGACCCGTCCTGCCGATGGCTTTCTCTGTCCCTGCCACGACGTGCGCTAGTTTCCCACGTGGGTCGGGAGCCGCACGGCGGGATGCACTGCCACGGTGCAACACCCGCGAGCCGCCGCCTGTTCCGTCTCGTTTCCGACGCCCTTGGCGAGGGCGATACTTCAGCCGGCGCAGCCGATGCCTTTATGCGGCTCGCGGTCTACGACCTTATCGGCGCTTTGTTCGCTGACTCCGATTTGCCGTCCGGTACCTCTCATACCGACAAGTTGTTCACACGCATATGCCGCATCGCCACGAACCACTTCTCCAATCCCGAGCTTTCTCTCCGCGATGTGGCCGGTGAAGCAGGCATTTCATTGCGCTATCTTCAGAAGCTTTTTACCGCGCGCGGAACAACGTACAGCCGGTTCATACAATCGCTTCGCCTAGACCACGCGGCGCAACTTCTGAACAGACAGAACCTGCTAGACTCCGGCCAGCCGCTTACCGAGATCGCTTATGCCTGCGGCTTCCGCGACTACGCGCATTTCTCTCGGACATTCCACCTTCGATTTGGTTGCACGCCAAGTGCCGCCTCCGAAGGACGTCTTTCGGCGCCGGGTTGA
- a CDS encoding cupin domain-containing protein has translation MSDNLNPNDLRSKSAPDVQEVFSPQEHLRPTNEYLTEISGTAGDYCLIRCTLPAGVVVPMHSHADRETFYVLSGKIDALREDRWEVLGPGDVFDVRDGAKHAWRNASQAAASIMCVTTTEMARFLQDISISPAGSSPEEQARRFLDLVHAKGYWLASPAENAAVGLDVNWGGPRD, from the coding sequence ATGTCTGACAATCTCAATCCGAATGATCTTCGTTCGAAGAGTGCACCCGATGTCCAGGAGGTGTTCTCGCCGCAGGAGCACCTGCGTCCGACGAACGAGTATCTCACGGAAATTTCCGGTACGGCGGGAGACTACTGTCTCATTCGATGTACCCTGCCGGCGGGCGTGGTGGTGCCGATGCATAGTCACGCCGATCGAGAGACGTTTTACGTGCTGTCCGGGAAGATAGATGCTCTGAGGGAAGATCGGTGGGAGGTGCTTGGACCGGGTGACGTTTTCGACGTGCGAGACGGGGCCAAGCATGCGTGGAGAAACGCGTCGCAGGCGGCCGCTTCGATCATGTGCGTGACGACGACGGAGATGGCCCGATTTTTGCAGGATATATCGATCTCACCCGCCGGCTCCTCGCCGGAAGAGCAGGCACGGCGCTTCCTCGATCTTGTCCATGCAAAAGGGTATTGGTTGGCAAGTCCGGCCGAGAATGCGGCGGTCGGGCTGGACGTCAATTGGGGTGGACCTCGTGATTGA
- a CDS encoding dienelactone hydrolase family protein: protein MAEQWIDIGATDGSTFKGYLALPASGSGPGILLLHEIFGVNASMRNLADYYAEEGYVVLAPDLLWRVGAGIELADGDGDLDGAMDRYQDFDTNQSIKDSADALQALRARPECTGKVGALGFGPGGKLAYLAAARADVDCAVSYYGVGIEAEFGEAARIKGPVVFHLAELDRVVPAEVRMQITAVFASRPDVELYLYPGCDHGFAVPERASFNKTATLIAHSRSIAMFRTFLGPHYDLSSLWDKHTELEFVTRSAEATMSTMVAEPYVNHIPTMTGGVGYHDLLRFYKNHFIPKTPKDTRLTPISRTIGADRVVDEMLFCFTHDIEIDWMLPGVSPTGRYVEIPLVAIVCFRGDKLYNEHIYWDQASVLVQIGLLDPKTLPVAGVETARKLVEKSLPSNTMMARWTESAPKA, encoded by the coding sequence ATGGCGGAACAGTGGATCGACATCGGGGCTACAGATGGCAGCACTTTCAAAGGCTATCTCGCTCTTCCCGCTTCAGGCTCCGGTCCCGGCATTCTGCTGCTGCATGAGATTTTCGGCGTCAACGCCTCGATGCGGAACCTCGCCGACTACTATGCCGAGGAAGGCTATGTGGTATTGGCACCCGACCTGCTATGGCGTGTGGGAGCGGGCATCGAGCTTGCCGACGGCGACGGCGATCTCGACGGGGCGATGGACCGCTATCAGGACTTCGACACCAACCAGTCGATCAAGGATTCCGCCGACGCATTGCAGGCACTGCGCGCGCGCCCCGAATGCACTGGCAAGGTCGGCGCGCTCGGCTTTGGCCCTGGCGGCAAGCTCGCCTATCTCGCTGCAGCGCGCGCCGACGTCGACTGCGCAGTCTCCTACTATGGCGTCGGTATCGAGGCCGAATTTGGAGAGGCCGCGAGGATCAAGGGACCGGTCGTATTTCACCTCGCCGAACTCGATCGCGTTGTCCCTGCCGAAGTGCGGATGCAGATCACGGCAGTCTTTGCAAGTCGTCCGGATGTCGAGCTGTATCTCTATCCCGGCTGCGACCATGGCTTCGCGGTGCCAGAACGTGCGAGCTTCAACAAAACGGCGACCTTGATCGCGCACTCGCGCTCGATCGCGATGTTCCGAACATTTCTCGGCCCCCATTACGATCTCTCGTCACTGTGGGACAAGCACACCGAGCTGGAATTTGTGACCCGCTCGGCGGAAGCGACCATGAGTACCATGGTGGCCGAGCCCTATGTCAACCACATCCCGACCATGACGGGTGGTGTCGGCTACCACGATCTCCTGCGCTTCTATAAGAATCACTTCATCCCGAAGACGCCCAAGGACACCAGGCTCACCCCCATCTCGCGCACCATTGGCGCCGACCGGGTCGTCGACGAGATGCTGTTTTGCTTCACCCATGACATCGAGATCGACTGGATGCTCCCGGGCGTGTCCCCGACCGGCAGGTATGTCGAGATTCCGCTGGTTGCGATCGTATGCTTCCGCGGCGACAAGCTCTACAACGAGCACATCTACTGGGACCAAGCCTCGGTGCTGGTGCAGATCGGGTTGCTGGATCCAAAGACGCTTCCCGTGGCGGGGGTGGAGACCGCGAGGAAGCTCGTCGAGAAGTCCCTACCTTCCAACACGATGATGGCGCGCTGGACCGAGAGCGCGCCGAAAGCTTGA